From the genome of Loxodonta africana isolate mLoxAfr1 chromosome 4, mLoxAfr1.hap2, whole genome shotgun sequence:
GGCATTGTGCTGGCTCTCAGATCCTTTTTCCTCATCTATTTTAACATTAATCACCAAGTCAGAGAGTTGACTTGTCTTTTTTCAAAAACTCTGACAGCTCAGTCTAAACTAGAGTTATTCAACTAATGGCTGAGATGCCTGATAATGAAATTTatgtggggatggtgtaggaaAAAGGGAACTTGGGGTCAGAAACAGAAACAGATGCTTCATGAAAGCTTTTAGAGCCTGTTGAAGTCAccaaaaaacccccaaaccccattaccattgagtcgatgccaacttacagcgaccatatagggcagagtagaactgccccgtagaattttccaaggagcgcctagtggatccgaactgccgaccttttggttagcagctatagcacgtaaccactacaccaccagggttccccttgAAGTCACAGGGACTTGTAGAAGCccataaaaattagaaaagttgACAATTTGATTCTCTTCCCTTATTTGGGTCTTTATTTTTATCATGTGTGATAAATATGTTCTCTTTGCAAAAGATTCAGTAATACAGAAGTGTTCATAGCATAATACCCAAGTTTCCTTTTACCACTCCCTCTTCCCTAAATCAGCATCCCCTCCCCAGAGGTAACTGCTGTCATAATTAGGTATGTGTCCTTTTAGTCCCTTTACTATGCTTTACATAGATATGTACATaggcatatatttttttctttgaagcaaATAGAATTATATTGTATAAATTGTTTcgaggcttggtttttttttagttaaccATGCACTtcaggaggaaccctggtggcacagtggttaaacactcggctggtaaccaaaaggtctgcagttcaaacccaccagccactccatgggagaaagatctggcagtctgcttctataaagatttacagccttggaaaccctatggggaagttctactctgtcctatagggttgctttgagtaggaatcggtttgacagcaatgggtttggttttggtttggatgtaCTTCAGAGATCTTCCCATAGATCTATTGATAAGTCTATAGACAGTCACTGTAGGtctgtctctttcttttttaactccatcaagtatttaaattttctttttcagacTTACATGCAGTGATACAATCAGCATCCTTGTATATAAACCTTTGTTTCATATGTGGATATTTAAGTTTTTAGAAGTAATGTTGCTGGGTCAAAAGTGAGTTCTTgaggtgcccggctaccattagtgaccaccctgacagggaacacaacagagagtccctgacggaacaggaaaaaagtgtggtgcagagctcaaattcacataaaaagaccagacttaatggtctgactgagactggaggaaccccaggagatgtggcccccagacactctgctgacccagaactaaaaccattcccggagccaactcttcagataaagattagactggactctaaAACATagaataatacttgtgaagaatgtgctttttaATTCAAgtaacaagaccaaatgggcagctcctgtctggaggcaagatgagaaggcagagagggatagGAGCTAatcgaatggacacaggaaacccggggtggaagtggggagtgtgttgtcatatagggattacaactagggtcacataacaatatgtgtataagtttttgtatgagaaattaacttgagctgtaaactttcacttaaagcacaatttaaaaaaaatgaattcttgAGTTTAAGGCACACTTATTTCTCATTTCAGCCCAAAGGTGCAGACAGAAAGCAAAAAACAGACAGGGAGAAAATGGAGAAACGAACACCTCACGAAAAGGAGAAATATCAACCTTCCTATGAGACAACTATACTCACAGAGGTAAAAGGATTTCTTTTAGTGCCAATTTCAGCCGTttttgccactcctactcttttttgattgttgtttgcttgctatgtattttttccatccttcgagttttagtttgtttgtgtctctaagtctaaggtctatctctttaggcagcatatagatggatcgtgttttttttatccattctgccactctctgtcttcttattggtacatttagtccatttacattcagtgtaattatggataggtatgagtttagtgctgtcattttgatgtctttttttgtgtgttgttgagagtttctttttcccacttaattttatgtgctgagtcgtttatatattgtcttttcctcttattcgttgtcattgattttgtttctgctgagtatttttttcttgtattttattttgatgagttggattgttagtttcctttgtggttaccttagtatttacccctattcttctaagtttaaatataagttttatttctttatatcgctttgtcttcctctccatatgaaagatctgtgactacatttcttagtccctctttattgttttaatgttgtcttcttttacaaaataacatcactgttgccgttttgagcgtttttttatcttgatttatttttgtgatttccctatatgggttgacatctgattgctctgtctagtgttctagtcttgggttgatacctgatattattaattttctaaccaaagaactccttttagtacttcttgtagttttggtttggtttttacgaattccctaaacttctgtttatctggaaatgtcctaatttcaccttcatatttgagaaagacagttttgctggatatatgattcttggctggcaacttttttccttcagtgctttatataagtcatcccattgccttcttgcctgcatagtttctgctgagtagtccaagttcattcttattgactctccttcgtaggtgacttttcatttatccctagctgctcttcaaTTTCAGCCATTTTTCAAGGGTATATTATGATACTTTTCACTCTTAAAGGAAAAATCCATTATGTCCAGCCTAATCAAAACCTAATGGTCCTGGGCATATTTTCTCTTGCTTATTGGGGCCCTCATGAATTAAGATGGACTAATAAAGACGTGCTACTCAAGTAACAATGTTTTAGTGGGACCCTAGGGTCAAATGTGCTTTTTCAGTATCTGGGTTGTCCTTTGTTTATAGTGTTCGCCATGGCCTGAGATCACGTACGTCAATAATTCCCCATCACCTGGCTTCAACAGTTCCCATAGCAGTTTTTCTCTTGGGGAAGGGTAAGTCTGGGAAATGAAATTGGTTTGTGTCTGTCCCAAATATGTATTCTTTATCTTTCCATAAACAAGATCTTTCCAAATCAGTAAATACTTCCCTTTGGTCAATCTTTGGTAAATTCACATATTAACTGAAGTTTGGATTGTCTTCAAAGGAGACTGAAAGAGTTTTATGTAgccctttttctcctttttaaaaaaatttccattaGAAAATagcatttttgtttgatttttagtgaTTTAAGGACTGAATTTTTAGCctttttggttcttcttattGCTGCTGATCTTGAGTTATTTCACTTCCTGATCATACTTTCAACAGAGAGTGGTCACTGGAAATTGGAAACACAGTTGTGCAAACACTAAAATTTATTCTGTTACTTGTTAAGAATGCTCCTGACATTTATTATGGGCCTTTGATAATTGGAGGGAGAAGTTTGAAGATGATGGCTAAAATGAAATTTTAGAATTATCTATGGGATATATTTAATCTTGCCTTATTGTCCTTTACCATCAGAGGTAATTGAAAGTTGGTACAGATGCCTTCTCCAGTTTAAAAAAAGGGTAGTTGTCTTATAGTTCTAGAACAGGCCATTTTGAAGCTTGAGATAGGCTACCAAATATGTGAGTATATTGTTTGGctgtagtgtttgtttttagattTATTTAAGTTCTAAATTTAAAGGTATTTaaggtagctttaaaaaaaaaaatttttttttttttttaatgttcaaaatggaacaattcagaatAAAAATATGTAGAAGTGGTAGGAGGCATAGATATAATTAGGGCCTTGAGCTAAGTTAAttactgaatttgaattttatagctaaggggaaaaaaagaaggaaaaagatctTTTTACTTATAGGCAATTTTAAATATTATGTAAAGGCTTAAGGGTtgtgtttttttaagttttctcttTTGTATGTACTTCATTATTAGGCTTTAATTTTTCTCCCATAAAAGAAGTAAGCATTAGGGAAGAGGAACAACCCATAAAGCAAAAGGGAGTATAAGGAAGAACCAAGTGTGTGGAGCTGGCCCTTGGATCATAAATTAAACAGCACTAATTTTTGAAGctgctttaaaaataattattaagtgttttttattataaaagtgtATCATCCCATTGCATTGCGTAaattttcctccaatcttttttcttatgcatgtttatattgtatatttatatatttaatatagttgTAATATATTGGTATGCTTTTGTATCCTGATAGTTTATGTTCTAATAAATTTCccattattcaatattctttatgccataatttatttaatgagTCCCAAGTTATtgaaatttagatttttttttcagcttcccCAATCATAAATAATGTTATAAATGACATAGTTCCTTTCCCTCTCTCGTAAAGTCTTGAGGTCAGATTAacacatataaacacatataGAAGCATTAGATCAAAGAGTATGAATGTTTTATGAGACCACACAGATCTTTTAAATCTCTAGCTTAAGACTTATTGTGAGGATGAAGAATGAGGAGAATGAATTTCCCAATTCCCTAGTATTTGTCATGGactcattctttcattttaaATGTTTCTTTAGAAATGGTTCACCAAACCACCAGCCAGAGCCTCCCCCTCCAGTCACAGACGTAAGTCTGAAGTTGAATGTCAATTACTTGCAATGTCTAATAATACTTTGATGACTTTACAATTCAATAGAAATGCCCAGCTTTTAGGGAGGATTGGTATTCATTCATTAAGCAAACATCTGTTGAATTTTGACTATGTCCCAGGTACTGTGATAGGAAATAGAGATATGAAATAAGTAATGCAAGACTCTCACATTTGAGgggcttacagtctagtagggaaGATAAGGATGAACTCCGCTGGCTTGTTGTGTGTTTAGATACAGAGAGATAGGTGTGTAAACAACTTCCAAGCAAACTGGGCCTGAGTGTGGGTGCATGTGGGTGTGTTTGTGCTACCTAATGAAATGACAGAGGAACATATTTAATTATGAAAAAATTCTCCTCTCTTTCAGAACCTTTTGCCAACAACCACACCTCAGGAAGCTCAGCAGTGGTTGCATCGAAACCGTTTTTCTACATTCACAAGACTTTTCACAAACTTCTCAGGTTAAATTTGCTTGTCCTTCCCCACCTACCCATTCATACAGCATGGGATATTCCTTTACATTTTATGGCCTCGTATTGTCTGtgacccaacccagtgccgtcgagttgattccgactcatagcgaccctgtaagacagagtagaactgccccatagagtttccaaggagcacctggtggatttgaactgccgaccctttggttagcagccgtagcacttaaccactacaccaccagggtttcctagtgtcTGTAAGAGGTTATTTTTTTTGGTGAGATCTTAGTGTACTTTTCTGATGAAATTAATTCCATACAACCCTTTAGCCTTTCTCATCAGCTGCAACAGTGCTGTGAAATACTTAAAAAGAAATACTTAGTGTAAATGCACTGTAATTTTAAAGTATTAATTACGTCCaacactttttaaaatgtatatttcaTATAGTGCTTTATCAAGGGACATTTAAAGGTAGTCTGAAATCTTTCCCTGGGTATCAGTATATTGTATTTTACTTAACACATTCCACTTTTATTTAGcaccttctttttttatgtaccaGGGGTAGTAGGAACACAGAAATGGATAAAACATAATTCCTGATGAAAGAGCTCATCATCTAGtataggaaaatataaaataaatgaaaccaaAATAAAACCCCCCAAACAGGTTAACAAAGAATTGTGATGTAGTCGATAAGTCTTTCTACAGAGGTGGGTACAAGATGAGGCATTCAGGGGAGGTTCTCATGTCAGGGAACATGCGTGATGTGCGAAGTGACTCTCGAGGAGGGATGAGGAGGAGCCTGTCTTTTAGTCAGATAGTGGAAGGAAATTTCAGACAGGAAAAAAAACTTGCTCATTAGGCTGAGGTTCAAAAATCAATATGATGAAGGCATAGGGTTAAGTGGAAAAGTTAATTGGGTGGGAATCTAGGCTGGAGAGGAGGCCGGGCCAGGTCATGGAGAGCCTTGTATGCCATAGAAAAGATCTTGGACCATAACATGCTGGTAATGAGGTGTCCTTGTAACAGAGCCCATTTTAATCATCATTAACAGAGAATCTTTCCCTTTATCacacattttctttatatttattccaggGGCAGATTTATTGAAACTAACTAGAGATGATGTGATCCAAATCTGTGGCCCTGCAGATGGAATCAGACTTTTTAATGCATTAAAAGGCCGGTATGTAATTAGTGTCAAAATATTGGTGAGGCTGGATTTCAAATGGATTTGGATTCAGGGAGTCTTCAAAATACTGTTTGCACAGCTAAATACATTTCTTCAGTGCCAGCTACGtatcaaataaagagaaaaaaatatcctTTCTTACACTTGATCCATGAAATTCCTCCATAATATCCTACTTTCCATTCCCAGGTAGTtttttcattccacaaatattcagTGAGTCTCTGTCATGAGCAAGGTACTATTCTAGGCTCTGAGGACACCAGTCATAAGGATTGGCGAGCAAAAGAGAGAAGGTACGCAATACCATGGAGTTTCCTTTTAATGAGGAAAGAGATAAAGATATAAACAAATGAATATTCTGGATAGTGATAAGTGctttgaaggaaaacaaaacaaaattaagcaAAAACAAGATATGGGCTAGAGAGTATACCCAGAGTACAGTCAAGAGAGGCTATTTAAGCTGAGTTATAAGAAGGATGAAGCTATGGGGTCATTTGAGAAAAGAATGttctaggcagaaggaacagcaggtgcaaaggccctgttaGTTTTAACTGAGAAGAGCTTGGGTAGAAATTACCTAAGTGTCCACTTGCAAATATTAGTTGTGACACAGAGTAATTTGTAGTCTTTCCCCTTTTGAGATTTACAGTTTCAGATAAATAATATTGATGTAGAAAGCATACAGGTcacaaaccatggtgttttcaattgcctcctgtgcacgtgaaagctagacaatgaataaaaaagactgaagaagaattgacgcctttgaattatggtgttggagaagaatattgaatataccatggactgccaaaagaatgaacaaatctgtcttggaagaagtacaacgaggatgctccttggaagcaaggatggcgagactacgtctcacatactttggacatgttgtcaggaggaatcagtccctggagaaggatatcatgcctggtaaaatagacagtcggcgaaaaagaggaagactctcaatgagatggattgacacagtggctgcaacagtgggattAAGCGTAATGATTATGACAatgactcaggactgggcaacgtttcattctattgtgcatagggttgctgtgagtcagaattgactcgacggcatctaataacaacaacaacaacaacaaccctcacGGTGGAGTCAGGGAGGGCTTGCCTGAGAAGTGAACGCCAAGCTGAGATCTGAATCTGCACATTCAGGGTGGTGGCTCAGCGCACggcctctctctctgtgtatatcaCTGTTTTGTTGAAATCTCCCCATCACTCCAGTCCCATCTCCACTGTCACTGTTGTGTGAGAGCcttactgacctttcagttagatgTGACCTATTTGTCCTTTGAGCCCCAGTGGATGTATATTCTCTTATTCTGTTTTGTAATCCActtacctcctcactccctcacCCCTCCTGGAAGATATAAACTATCTCATCTTTCCATtaaatgtctaggaccctacctTATtgtcttgcaaaaaaaaaaagcatacaggTCAATAGCAACAGAACCAAATCAGTGACTAAATAATAAAACAGATGGATAAGTATTCGTGTTTGTGTACCTCACAGGGATATTAAATCAATAGGGCTGTAATCTCAGAAACTTTTAAGGAAAGGTGAAATTCACAGGTTGGTGACTTGGGAAAAAAGAATCTTTTTTAGGGTATCgtctgaagaatatttaatagaaaGGAATACAATGATCAGATCAAGAGGTAACTGAATACCCTTGCCTAAGAAGAATAGAAAGAGGGCTTAGGCTACTTAGAAAAGGGTAATGAGGGACATAGATACCCCATGTACTTATTGGAGTTTTTAAGTAAAAGTTATCTGTCTTGAACCTGACCAATGGAGCAGTGCTCACAGATTTTGAATATTTCTAACCTTTACACCAAAAGTCACAAACTCAAATGACTACAGAGGTCCCATAGGTAATGTAACGGAGGGACGGCCGAGACTGGGCTGTACTGAAGAAAACACGCACCAGATGAGGAGGGCAGCTGACTGTTCTTGTGTGAAGATGAGAGCCTCGAATTGCCGGCCTGATTTTTCAAGAAAAGCCAAAACTTCAGCTTATATGATGTCTCCAGTTGGAACTAATTcagcttcaaaagaaaaaaagaaaggaaaaaaaaaaaaaccactggggAGCAAATAAAACATTGAAGAAGCTGCATCTGGCCTGTGAGCTGCCAGTTTTCAGCCACTGTTCTATACTGTTAGTCATGTAGACACACAAGTTCTCCCTTAAGTTGTGCTTCCTATGAAAACCCTAAACTGACaggttgttgttttttggttttgtctttagCATGGTACGTCCAAGATTGACCATTTATGTTTGTCAGGAATCCTTGCAGTTGagggagcagcagcagcaacaacagaagCATGAGGATGGAGACTCAAATGGTACTTTCTTCGGTAGGTCGTTCTGGACAGACCAGGACAGACATGAAGAGAGGTGAAGAGATGTCTTAAGGGCATGTGATGGGAATTCATCAAACAGCAGATTCAGCATTTGCTAGAAGTAATGGTAATCACTAATGTTTATTGAGCTCCTAATACATGCTAAGCACTACTCTGAGCACTTCTACATGCTTTAGTTTTACAACTGCTGTCTCATTTTCGCAGTAGATTTCATTGTTATCTTCAGTGTTTAGGTGAGGAAAAGGAGGCTTAGAAATGTTAACTTGCCTtagatcacacagctagcaagtagCTGAGCCAACATTTGTACACAGGCAGTCTGACTTCTTAGTCCTTCAGAAAAGTGGAAGTTCCTGACAGGTGCTTTGTAAAAGCAGAGAACCTTTGCGCTGACTGCCATTGCTCTCTCCCTTTGCAGTGTACCATGCCATCTATCTAGAAGAACTGACAGCTGTTGAACTGACTGAAAAAATTGCTCAGCTGTTCAGCATTTCCCCTCAGCAGATCGGCCAGATCTACAAACAGGGGCCGACAGGAATCCATGTGCTCATCAGTGATGAGGTAGATTTTTCAGGACCGCAACTCACCAGATGACAGTCAGTCTGTCAGGGCCTGGGATGGAGCAAGAGCAGCTCTACTGGGGCAGGATGCTCTGTCTTCTTGACCTGAAGTTTTCAAACTTTCTTGCTTGCATACcttctaaaataaattttaaaaactatccCCTTGTGCAGTTTTAGGTTGACTTAAGATTTTTTGTTGTAAGTTTAAATAGTTGCAAAAGATGTCATTTCTGGGCATATCATATGACATTTACAAATGAAACAGTTACATCACTATTTTAATTGTATTCCATGAAACCTCCATACAAGCATGATTAGTGCCGTCATCCATCAAAAAACACATGACTGTGCTTTTCTTTAAGTTAGAAATTTTATATCATTCCTTTGTTTCCTTGAACTTGTATTTCCAGTTACCTCCTTCATAGAATTTTCTGTTAACATAGTTTTTATGCTTAACATCTTTTATTGATATCCTACCATAGTTCTTTGAAACAAAAGTTTATAAGTTGAGAAAAATTATTTCTTCCAAATAGAATTATCACTATAATTATAATTAATTAAAACAACATATGTATTACAAATTTTGACAAGGAATtattaaacataaagaaaatgtattaaaagTACATCTATTAATGAGATGAATGGTGGTGTTCCATTCTCAGCCCCCACCCACAATTAGTTCATCTGTAGATGAATACTGCCCCTTGATTGCTAGAGAGAGAGTTCAGCATCAATTCCATCCCGTTTTCCCCCCTAGATAGAAATGATGTAGAACCCTATTTGCATAAATTGATAGATAGGAATGGATGGAGTTGTGTTATAGCACCATTGCTGGGTTTTCAAACTTCTGAGTTACATGCCAAAAATTACATCAGGATGTtatcaaaataattttgaatcATCTGTAATTTGACAATTTTTGATTAGGTCACGCTTCAGTTCTGGTGCGAGGAAAGACTTGCAATCCACGTGACTCTCAAAAGGGTTTGTTACCCAGTCATTCGTTAGAGTCcacatttttaattatattttgctACCCTAGGGCAGAGCACTTTAGTAAGTTCCTAGGGGGGTGAGACTCGTGCCTTTATTTTGTAAAATGGAAGAAGaggggttgagaagggaaagtggggAAGGAAATGAAGAGGTTTTAGAGAAAACTATGTATGCAAGTTGAAGACCTGGAAATGAGTTCTATATGGGACCTATCAGTGTCCGTGTATTCCTTGGAAAGTCTTGGGATTAACCCAGGGAAATGCATACTCCAATTTTGAGACCACTGTTCTAGACCGCTCagcttgtaaaaattaaaaaaccaaaacaggtGGCAGGGGACAGGGGCAGagaacacaaacaaaaacaggcTTTTAAGAAGGCTTTTTAAAGTTGGGAGAAAAAACTCCTATGATTCTACAGATATTCATAAAATACTGTGTTTAGGACCAGTAAAGACTTCCATCTACACCCCCCAGATGGAGCAGTCCTCCAGAAACAGAAATGGACAGATTATTTTTCATTGAAATTTGATATCATAAAAAGTTTTTAATAATCATCAAATTTTCTTGCTTCTTTTCAGATGATACAAAACTTTCAGGAAGAAGCCTGTTTTATTCTGGACACAATGAAAGGTAATAAAATAATAAGACAAACAAACACCTTTCTCTAAGGAGTTTAAGAGCTTTTTCATAATTCTTTGAGAAGAGATAGGGAAAGTATCAACcaccaaatgaggaaatggaagcttTTTTTTGCGATTTCAGCATTGTTTTTATGTGACATTGTTTATGTTCATGGCGTGCAgctatcaccactatccatttccagataTTCCCTCaccattaacagaagctcagtgtcccttaCAGCCACGTTGTTTTTATAATATACATTTATTAAAGTATTCTCTGCTAATTAAAAGGTATGCTGCCCTTTGTCCtgctctgttgtttttgttttctccttctcCCAAAAAGCTtaccgtattttttttttctcattctgtgtTTTAAGGGTAACAGAAGatcattctgttttgtttttgtttttttacagcaGAAGCCAATGATAGCTATCATATCATCCTGAAGTAGGAATGAGGCATTCCATACTCAGTGGCTGATGCTTCCTTCACCTCTTGGAAACTCCCCTCTCGCAGAGGGACATGAGTGGGAATCTGAAGGTCTGCAGGAACCCGACCTGTCTGACTGTGTGTCGGGGAGTCTGGGCCATGGAGGCAGCCCTCTGTGTTGGTCCAAGCTCTTGTGGCACACACAGATTACTGCTCAACATGCAGTTCTGCAGCTATTTCTTAGTTACAATTTATGGACCCTGTTGTTACTGAGTATCAGAAACGCCACATCGTTTAGAGTGTATGTATGGCATAATAATGGTGGAAATCGTGTGATGTTTAACGGAGAGATGTTAAATTTGTGATATGGAGccatgtaatttttttctaatataaaaaTGAACATCTATATTCCTAAGACTAG
Proteins encoded in this window:
- the TFCP2 gene encoding alpha-globin transcription factor CP2 isoform X3 → MAWALKLPLADEVIESGLVQDFDASLSGIGQELGAGAYSMSDVLALPIFKQEESSLPPDNENKILPFQYVLCAATSPAVKLHDETLTYLNQGQSYEIRMLDNRKLGELPEINGKLVKSIFRVVFHDRRLQYTEHQQLEGWRWNRPGDRILDIDIPMSVGIIDPRANPTQLNTVEFLWDPAKRTSVFIQPKGADRKQKTDREKMEKRTPHEKEKYQPSYETTILTECSPWPEITYVNNSPSPGFNSSHSSFSLGEGNGSPNHQPEPPPPVTDNLLPTTTPQEAQQWLHRNRFSTFTRLFTNFSGADLLKLTRDDVIQICGPADGIRLFNALKGRMVRPRLTIYVCQESLQLREQQQQQQKHEDGDSNGTFFVYHAIYLEELTAVELTEKIAQLFSISPQQIGQIYKQGPTGIHVLISDEMIQNFQEEACFILDTMKAEANDSYHIILK
- the TFCP2 gene encoding alpha-globin transcription factor CP2 isoform X1, coding for MAWALKLPLADEVIESGLVQDFDASLSGIGQELGAGAYSMSDVLALPIFKQEESSLPPDNENKILPFQYVLCAATSPAVKLHDETLTYLNQGQSYEIRMLDNRKLGELPEINGKLVKSIFRVVFHDRRLQYTEHQQLEGWRWNRPGDRILDIDIPMSVGIIDPRANPTQLNTVEFLWDPAKRTSVFIQVHCISTEFTMRKHGGEKGVPFRVQIDTFKENENGEYTEHLHSASCQIKVFKPKGADRKQKTDREKMEKRTPHEKEKYQPSYETTILTECSPWPEITYVNNSPSPGFNSSHSSFSLGEGNGSPNHQPEPPPPVTDNLLPTTTPQEAQQWLHRNRFSTFTRLFTNFSGADLLKLTRDDVIQICGPADGIRLFNALKGRMVRPRLTIYVCQESLQLREQQQQQQKHEDGDSNGTFFVYHAIYLEELTAVELTEKIAQLFSISPQQIGQIYKQGPTGIHVLISDEMIQNFQEEACFILDTMKAEANDSYHIILK
- the TFCP2 gene encoding alpha-globin transcription factor CP2 isoform X2 — protein: MAWALKLPLADEVIESGLVQDFDASLSGIGQELGAGAYSMSDVLALPIFKQEESSLPPDNENKILPFQYVLCAATSPAVKLHDETLTYLNQGQSYEIRMLDNRKLGELPEINGKLVKSIFRVVFHDRRLQYTEHQQLEGWRWNRPGDRILDIDIPMSVGIIDPRANPTQLNTVEFLWDPAKRTSVFIQVHCISTEFTMRKHGGEKGVPFRVQIDTFKENENGEYTEHLHSASCQIKVFKPKGADRKQKTDREKMEKRTPHEKEKYQPSYETTILTECSPWPEITYVNNSPSPGFNSSHSSFSLGEGNGSPNHQPEPPPPVTDNLLPTTTPQEAQQWLHRNRFSTFTRLFTNFSGADLLKLTRDDVIQICGPADGIRLFNALKGRMVRPRLTIYVCQESLQLREQQQQQQKHEDGDSNVYHAIYLEELTAVELTEKIAQLFSISPQQIGQIYKQGPTGIHVLISDEMIQNFQEEACFILDTMKAEANDSYHIILK